The following proteins are co-located in the Lentibacillus sp. JNUCC-1 genome:
- the radA gene encoding DNA repair protein RadA, producing MARKKTKYVCQDCGYESAKWMGKCPGCGNWNTLVEEVDSASLKGRHHLGVSQQAVSQPEKITAIESRKEPRVTTEMKEFNRVLGGGIVPGSLVLIGGDPGIGKSTLLLQISAQLADQNLSVLYISGEESTQQTKLRADRLNIKSEGLYVLAETNLFNIAKHIEQIKPDFVVIDSIQTIYREEITSAPGSVSQVRESTSELMKIAKTNGIPIFIVGHVTKEGAIAGPRMLEHMVDAVLYFEGERHHAYRILRSVKNRFGSTHEMGIFEMKELGLREVLNPSEIFLEERSQGAAGSTVVASMEGTRPVLVEIQALVSPSSFGNPRRMATGVDHSRVPLLMAVLEKRVGLMLQNQDAYIKVAGGVKLDEPAIDLAIAISIASSFRDQATLPEDIFIGEVGLTGEIRRVSRIEQRVQEAAKLGFQRVICPNRNLEGWTPPAGIKIVGVNTVQEAMEIGLAR from the coding sequence TTGGCGAGAAAGAAAACAAAGTATGTATGCCAGGATTGTGGCTATGAGTCAGCGAAGTGGATGGGGAAATGCCCTGGTTGCGGTAATTGGAATACACTGGTGGAAGAAGTGGATTCAGCATCGTTAAAAGGTCGCCATCATCTTGGTGTTAGCCAACAGGCTGTAAGCCAGCCAGAAAAAATAACAGCAATTGAGTCGCGAAAAGAACCACGAGTTACGACAGAAATGAAAGAGTTCAACAGAGTTCTCGGTGGAGGGATTGTGCCTGGGTCCCTTGTATTGATCGGCGGTGATCCAGGTATCGGCAAATCGACTTTGCTTTTGCAGATATCAGCTCAGCTTGCTGATCAAAACCTCTCTGTTCTATACATTTCTGGCGAGGAATCTACCCAGCAGACAAAATTACGGGCAGATCGCTTGAACATTAAATCTGAGGGACTTTATGTTCTTGCTGAAACAAATTTGTTCAACATCGCGAAACATATTGAACAAATTAAGCCTGATTTTGTAGTGATCGACTCCATTCAAACCATTTATCGGGAAGAAATCACAAGCGCGCCGGGAAGTGTTTCTCAGGTCAGAGAATCTACCAGTGAATTGATGAAAATCGCTAAAACAAACGGCATACCCATCTTTATTGTTGGTCATGTCACCAAAGAAGGTGCCATTGCAGGGCCGCGTATGCTCGAGCATATGGTAGATGCTGTCTTGTATTTTGAAGGGGAGCGACACCATGCGTACCGGATTTTACGCAGTGTGAAGAACCGTTTCGGCAGTACACATGAAATGGGTATTTTTGAAATGAAAGAGTTGGGTCTTAGAGAGGTCTTAAACCCATCTGAAATCTTTTTGGAAGAGCGCTCACAGGGAGCAGCCGGTTCAACAGTTGTGGCATCAATGGAAGGCACGAGGCCAGTACTTGTCGAAATACAGGCGCTTGTATCTCCATCGAGTTTTGGGAACCCGCGCCGTATGGCCACTGGGGTCGATCATAGCCGTGTTCCATTGTTAATGGCTGTGTTGGAAAAACGTGTCGGCCTCATGCTGCAGAACCAAGATGCCTACATTAAAGTGGCCGGAGGGGTCAAACTGGACGAACCCGCGATTGACTTAGCCATTGCAATCAGCATTGCATCCAGTTTCAGAGATCAGGCCACTCTTCCTGAAGATATTTTTATCGGAGAAGTCGGTTTAACCGGCGAAATCAGACGTGTATCCCGAATTGAGCAACGGGTGCAGGAAGCAGCTAAGCTTGGTTTCCAGCGCGTCATTTGTCCAAACCGTAATCTTGAGGGATGGACCCCGCCAGCAGGGATAAAAATAGTTGGTGTTAACACAGTTCAAGAGGCCATGGAGATAGGACTTGCGCGATGA
- the clpC gene encoding ATP-dependent protease ATP-binding subunit ClpC: MMFGRFTERAQKVLALSQEEAVRLGHSNIGTEHILLGLIREGDGIAAKALQSIGLETEKIQEEVEKLIGKGKQPMQTIHYTPRAKKVVELSQDEARKLGHSYVGTEHILLGLIREGEGVAARVLNNLGVSLNKARQQVLQLLGSNESTAGRQGRGQSTGTANTPTLDSLARDLTESAKEGDVDPVIGRSKEIERVIEVLSRRTKNNPVLIGEPGVGKTAVAEGLAQQIVNNEIPETLRNKRVMTLDMGTVVAGTKYRGEFEDRLKKVMEEIRQAGNIIIFIDELHTLIGAGGAEGAIDASNILKPSLARGELQCIGATTLDEYRKYIEKDAALERRFQPVQVDEPTLDETVQILKGLRDRYEAHHRVTITDEAIEAAAQLSDRYINDRFLPDKAIDLIDEAGSKVRLRSYTIPPNLKELEQKLENVRKEKDAAVQSQEFETAASLRDSEQKLREELDKTKNDWKEKQGKTDTKVVMEDIAAVVSTWTGVPVVKLTKQESERLLNMEEILHSRVIGQSEAVNAVSKAIRRARAGLKDPKRPIGSFIFLGPTGVGKTELARALAEAMFEDEDSMIRIDMSEYMEKHSTSRLVGSPPGYVGHEDGGQLTEKVRTNPYSVILLDEIEKAHPEVFNILLQVLEDGRLTDSKGRVVDFRNTVLIMTSNVGADQLRTNKYVGFTLEEEGQEYKDMKDKVISELKKAFRPEFLNRIDETIVFHSLEEKHMTKIVSLMVNQLQKRLKDQEIEFTLTDKALEKIAKDGFEPEYGARPLRRSIQKNVEDLLSEELLKETISKNEKVKIGLNNKGEFIVLPK; this comes from the coding sequence ATGATGTTTGGTCGTTTTACTGAAAGAGCACAAAAAGTACTTGCTTTATCACAGGAAGAAGCTGTCAGACTTGGTCACAGCAATATAGGAACAGAACATATTCTACTTGGTCTGATCCGCGAAGGTGACGGGATCGCTGCTAAAGCACTGCAGTCCATAGGTCTTGAAACCGAAAAAATCCAGGAAGAAGTAGAGAAGCTGATTGGCAAAGGGAAGCAGCCTATGCAGACGATTCATTACACACCACGAGCCAAGAAGGTTGTTGAACTCTCACAGGACGAGGCGAGAAAACTGGGTCATTCTTACGTTGGAACAGAGCATATATTACTTGGGTTAATTCGCGAAGGTGAAGGGGTTGCAGCCCGGGTGCTCAACAATCTGGGTGTCAGCTTGAATAAAGCCAGACAACAGGTATTACAGCTTCTCGGCAGCAACGAATCGACTGCAGGACGCCAGGGCCGCGGACAGTCAACAGGCACTGCAAACACGCCAACACTCGATTCCCTTGCGCGTGATTTAACCGAAAGTGCAAAAGAAGGCGATGTTGACCCCGTGATCGGCAGAAGTAAAGAGATTGAACGGGTTATCGAAGTGCTCAGCCGCCGTACGAAAAACAACCCTGTTTTGATTGGTGAGCCAGGTGTCGGTAAAACAGCCGTAGCAGAGGGGCTGGCCCAGCAGATCGTTAACAATGAAATTCCGGAGACACTCAGAAACAAACGTGTTATGACACTTGATATGGGTACCGTTGTAGCAGGGACGAAATACAGGGGTGAATTTGAAGACAGATTGAAAAAAGTCATGGAGGAGATTCGTCAAGCCGGCAATATTATCATATTCATCGATGAGCTTCATACGCTGATCGGAGCTGGTGGGGCTGAAGGGGCGATTGATGCCTCTAACATCCTTAAACCATCGCTTGCTCGTGGTGAACTTCAGTGTATTGGGGCCACTACCCTTGATGAATACCGCAAGTATATTGAAAAGGATGCGGCCTTGGAACGGCGTTTTCAGCCCGTCCAAGTGGATGAACCTACCCTTGACGAAACTGTCCAGATTTTAAAAGGGTTGCGCGATCGTTATGAAGCCCATCACAGAGTCACCATTACAGATGAAGCGATTGAAGCAGCTGCTCAGTTGTCTGACCGTTATATCAACGATCGTTTTCTCCCAGATAAAGCAATTGATCTCATTGATGAAGCTGGTTCAAAGGTTCGTTTACGCTCATACACGATTCCACCTAATCTCAAGGAGCTGGAACAGAAGCTAGAGAATGTTCGTAAAGAAAAGGACGCTGCTGTGCAAAGTCAGGAGTTTGAAACAGCAGCTTCACTCAGAGATTCTGAACAAAAACTCCGTGAAGAATTGGATAAAACCAAAAATGATTGGAAAGAAAAGCAAGGTAAAACCGATACAAAAGTGGTCATGGAGGACATTGCTGCGGTCGTTTCAACATGGACCGGCGTCCCAGTGGTTAAATTGACCAAACAGGAAAGTGAACGACTCCTGAATATGGAGGAAATCTTGCATAGCAGGGTTATTGGTCAGTCAGAAGCGGTTAACGCTGTATCAAAGGCCATTCGCAGAGCTCGTGCAGGTCTTAAGGATCCTAAACGTCCGATTGGATCATTTATATTCCTAGGCCCTACTGGTGTTGGTAAAACTGAATTGGCCCGCGCCCTTGCTGAAGCAATGTTTGAGGACGAGGATTCGATGATACGTATTGACATGTCCGAATATATGGAGAAACACTCGACTTCCAGGCTCGTGGGTTCACCTCCTGGATATGTGGGACATGAAGATGGCGGTCAATTAACTGAAAAAGTCCGGACAAATCCATATTCTGTTATATTGCTCGATGAAATTGAGAAAGCACACCCTGAAGTGTTTAACATCCTACTCCAAGTTCTGGAAGATGGGCGTTTAACTGATTCCAAGGGTCGGGTTGTTGATTTTCGCAATACCGTTTTGATCATGACCTCTAACGTCGGAGCCGACCAGCTGAGAACAAATAAATACGTTGGTTTCACGCTGGAAGAGGAAGGTCAGGAATACAAAGACATGAAAGATAAAGTCATCAGCGAACTTAAAAAGGCATTCAGACCAGAATTCCTAAACCGGATAGATGAAACAATTGTCTTCCATTCGCTTGAGGAAAAGCATATGACGAAGATCGTGTCACTTATGGTTAACCAGCTACAGAAACGTCTGAAGGACCAAGAGATTGAATTCACTCTGACTGATAAGGCACTTGAAAAAATCGCCAAAGACGGTTTTGAACCTGAATACGGTGCACGTCCACTCCGTCGTTCCATTCAGAAAAACGTCGAGGATTTACTTTCAGAAGAGTTGCTGAAGGAAACCATCTCTAAAAACGAAAAGGTTAAAATTGGTCTCAACAACAAAGGTGAATTTATAGTTCTGCCGAAATAA